The following DNA comes from Brassica oleracea var. oleracea cultivar TO1000 chromosome C5, BOL, whole genome shotgun sequence.
ATTTCGACGAACACAAAGAAACAAATAATTAATATCAAAGGCAACGTACATGCACTTCCCCTCTGTATATATATACACTCCAACCCCATCTCTTGTTAAAGCAACACAGCCCATTTCTCTCTCTCTCTCTCTCTCTCTCTCTTAAAGAACTCATTTTCTCTCTCTAACAAATGGATAACAGCTGTATAGATGACAGTACTAGCAACACTTCAGGGTCTCTCTCCACCTCTACTCCCTCCGCGAAGAAGAAACTCTCCCCTCCTCCACCTCCTCCGGCGACGATGCGTCTCTACAGAATGGGAAGCGGCGGAAGCAGCGTCGTGCTGGATTCTGAGAACGGCGTCGAGACTGAGTCACGCAAGCTCCCGTCGTCGAAGTTCAAAGGCGTTGTCCCTCAGCCTAACGGAAGATGGGGAGCTCAGATTTACGAGAAGCACCAGCGTGTCTGGCTCGGCACTTTCAACGAGGAGGAAGAAGCCGCGGCTTCCTACGACATCGCCGCTAGGAGATTCCGCGGCCGCGACGCCGTCACGAACTTCAAGTCGCCGGCGATCGACGGGACCGACGCTGAGTCTGCTTTCCTCGAGGCTCATTCTAAGGCCGAGATCGTTGATATGCTGAGGAAACACACTTACGCCGACGAGCTTCAACAGAGCAAACGGAAGTTCCTTGACGGTAACGGAAAACGGTGCGGCTCGGGGACGGCGACGATGAGTAACGGAAACGACGGCGTTTCGAGAGCGCGTGAAGTTCTTTTCGAGAAAGCCGTTACGCCTAGCGACGTCGGGAAGCTTAACCGGCTGGTGATACCGAAGCAGCACGCGGAGAAGCATTTTCCGTTACCGGCGATGACGACGGCGACGGTGGTGGCGGCGATGACTCCGTCTCCGACGAAAGGCGTTTTGATTAATTTGGAAGACAGGATGGGGAAGGTGTGGCGGTTCCGTTACTCGTACTGGAACAGCAGTCAAAGTTACGTGTTGACCAAGGGCTGGAGCCGGTTCGTTAAGGAGAAGAATCTCCGAGCCGGCGATGTGGTTTGCTTCGAGAGGTCGACCGGTCCAGACCGGCAGTTGTATATTGACTGGAAAGTTCAGTCCGGTACGGAGGAAATTACACCGGTTCAGAGTGTGGTTAGGCTATTCGGGGTCAACATTTTTAATGCGACGACTAACGCTAAACCAAACGACGTCGCAGTAGAGTGCGGTGGCAAGAAAAGATCTCGGGAAGTTGATTTGTTTGCGTTAGGGTGTTCCAAGAAGCAGACGATGATCAATGCCTTGTGACAGTTTCATTTTTTTTCTTATTTTAAATTTGTTTCTCTTTTTCAAAATTTCTATTAAATTGGCAAGTTGTAAATTAGGACAAGACCAGAAAAAATGATGACTAGGAAATAGTTTTTGCTTACGTCTAATTTGGGTTTGTTTTTCTCCCTTGCTCATCATGATTTCTTTTCAACCATATATTTACAAAGGATATAATATTTGAAGTTATCAGAAAATAAAGAAATCAAGAAAACTCAAAACCCTGTTACACTATGTACAAATAAAACAAAATTACATTTTCTCCATCAAATATAAAAAATGATATTTTCTCCATTTTCCAAAATATAAATGTTTTAATAAATTTTATTTTAAAATATATAGTTTAAGTTTTATACATAATTTTATTAATTAATAATGAAAATATTTTTAAAAATTAAAAGGAACTAAGTGTAATGAACTACTGTTGATGTACAATTATTAAAAATATTTGACATAGAAATAATGTATTTATGATCAAATTTTTACAAAATTTTTAATATACGTGAAAATAGAAAAATAGATTATTTAGAATCATAGAGAGTATGTGTTTTAACTTTTTTTTTTGGCAAGAGTATGTGTTTTAACTTTTAACTTAATCTCATTTCTTTATTTTTGTTATATAGTACCTTTGTTGTGATTTTTCATATTTAATTTGTTTGAGCATTTGGCCAAACTGGTATTTATGTATTTTGTACTACTTGTCTAGTTGATTACATTATTGGAAAAATATCTTATAAGATCAAATGGAATTGTTTAATGTCAACATGCCCATTTTAAAAAACGTGGGTGGGATACGAAAATCTTTTTTATGTGGTTGAGATATGCTTAAAGGGAGAAGAACAACGTCGATTGTTCAAAGATTATGTACGTTTCTTATTTCTTTAACTGAAGTTTAAACACTGTTTTCACGTACGATCTGTGGAAAACACTGACCAGAAAATATTAATAACATGCACGGGATCTAAATTACGACTTTGAACCATTCATATAATTAATAGAAGTACATCTCGAAGATTGATAATGGTTTGTCTTCTGTCAGATTCATGCATCTTAATAAGATTATCTTCCCTTATTCCACGAAATATATAGTTGTTTAAAAAGTAGAAGAATCATTATGATCTTTGCTTTAAAAAAAGAGAATCAATAAGATCTTAAAAGCTAAACATACTGTCGTCTATGTACACTTGTTCTGGTTCATATCATAACTGATTATTGCACCGTTACCACAATTTTTCTCGCTT
Coding sequences within:
- the LOC106343287 gene encoding AP2/ERF and B3 domain-containing transcription repressor TEM1-like, whose product is MDNSCIDDSTSNTSGSLSTSTPSAKKKLSPPPPPPATMRLYRMGSGGSSVVLDSENGVETESRKLPSSKFKGVVPQPNGRWGAQIYEKHQRVWLGTFNEEEEAAASYDIAARRFRGRDAVTNFKSPAIDGTDAESAFLEAHSKAEIVDMLRKHTYADELQQSKRKFLDGNGKRCGSGTATMSNGNDGVSRAREVLFEKAVTPSDVGKLNRLVIPKQHAEKHFPLPAMTTATVVAAMTPSPTKGVLINLEDRMGKVWRFRYSYWNSSQSYVLTKGWSRFVKEKNLRAGDVVCFERSTGPDRQLYIDWKVQSGTEEITPVQSVVRLFGVNIFNATTNAKPNDVAVECGGKKRSREVDLFALGCSKKQTMINAL